From a region of the Canis lupus dingo isolate Sandy chromosome 5, ASM325472v2, whole genome shotgun sequence genome:
- the LOC112647632 gene encoding 60S ribosomal protein L37-like: MMKGMSSFGKRRNMMHTLCRHCGSKAYHLQKSTCSKCGYPAKWKRKYNWSAKAKRRNTTGTGRMRHLKIVYHRFRHGFREGTTPKPKRAAVAASSSS, encoded by the coding sequence ATGATGAAGGGGATGTCATCGTTCGGAAAGCGTCGCAATATGATGCACACGTTGTGCCGCCACTGTGGCTCTAAGGCCTACCACCTTCAGAAGTCCACCTGCAGCAAGTGTGGCTACCCTGCCAAGTGGAAGAGAAAGTATAACTGGAGTGCCAAGGCTAAAAGACGGAATACCACTGGGACTGGTCGAATGAGGCACCTAAAAATTGTATACCACAGATTCAGGCATGGATTCCGTGAAGGAACGACACCCAAGCCCAAGAGGGCAGCTGTTGCAGCATCCAGTTCATCTTAA